In Saccharomonospora marina XMU15, one genomic interval encodes:
- a CDS encoding sensor histidine kinase, with protein sequence MTVAGEGQVPVGQLLGQEQPKRSRLRALLRWRDWGLPAKLGAVTLIPIVIALVLGGITVASQLERSDRYERIDGMARLEAAGRTLLDGLQRERTLTAELLAEGRGSGSPQLQGIRAEVDMAVSPVTSAAAEVEQAGGAIAGPRKAVDEQLGRLADLRKRVAAGQVGPIEAVNEYSGITTALLDLDSALVAGIGDDGTGSTGNALHDLLVAREELSIQQALVSYGISRSGLAPSEVNQLRTSDVRLSDRIDEFRVSATEGQRQDFDNTVRGEAFDQFGRVVAGVLAQQDVGGDPFESVSPQQWSADASAVFAAMGRVADRMGSQVTGATGELAGEASTGVTVLLVLLVLAFVLAAFVVFVITRQLLRSLKVLRNSALAVAEHELPEAVRSIQEGGSRETEIRPVPVTTRDEVGEVARAFDAVHSEALHLAAEQAGMRAGYASVFVNLSRRSQSLVQRQLALIERLESDEEDPDQLATLFQLDHLATRMRRNNENLMVLSGAEPGRRSGQPVSATDVLRAAVSEIEQYKRVVVGTPPPVLVVGHAAGDLIRLVAELLDNATAFSAPETQVTVATRAMDDGTLSIDIMDRGIGMNEAEVAEANARLSESGSLDLTTSRRMGLFVVGRLAGRHGFDVTLHGGKDIVGVRATVTVPADLVLDGEGHVQEPQQAGPPHAEPQHVPQQAQVDGGPLPRRTRNGVSQPGMAQDLAGVGGSRRPAGDAEHVPAPTDNEVSGTALFTPIERDDSGNAQQAPQPASARVPQQAPQPEWPVAADTDPHERAEAPPRINGSRPGRRRAVPASGDRELSGRQLFESNSRAVSEWWNAAATASPTTPAEPAGAQHTAAPGAEGSLSEAQRRARKAVVDNAETTPIFDEMLSAWFRKVTDAEADAERPARKSWEFAADESWKAVQEVSQRPSAADYTQAGLPRRRRGEQLLPGSAAPRSAAAPPAAAASAPQAPARDPQDVRGRLSSFQQGVSRGRRHRAEPDDAAEPEGASAQSRQSRSAEGGGQTASGLPRRRPKRAAQPSEAAEYGEAVAEPESGNVTTSAPPAWASSGGWGPAADERWQAVRAVAESTPSSYTAAGLPRRRRGEQLLPGSVAPEGEPVDRPRVERDPADVRGRLSSFQQGVRRGRHRTAQVSESDHETVEGE encoded by the coding sequence GTGACCGTTGCAGGAGAAGGCCAGGTGCCCGTCGGACAGCTCCTCGGCCAGGAGCAGCCCAAGCGGTCCAGGCTGCGTGCCTTGCTCCGCTGGCGTGACTGGGGCCTTCCGGCCAAACTCGGCGCCGTCACGCTGATCCCCATCGTGATCGCCCTGGTCCTGGGCGGCATCACCGTCGCGAGCCAGTTGGAGCGCTCCGACCGCTACGAGCGAATCGACGGCATGGCGCGGCTCGAGGCCGCAGGCAGGACACTGCTGGACGGGCTGCAGCGGGAACGCACGCTCACCGCGGAGCTACTCGCCGAAGGGCGTGGCTCCGGCTCGCCGCAACTGCAGGGAATCCGCGCCGAGGTCGACATGGCCGTCTCCCCGGTCACCTCGGCCGCGGCCGAGGTCGAACAGGCGGGCGGTGCCATCGCCGGCCCGCGCAAGGCCGTCGACGAGCAACTCGGCAGGCTCGCGGACCTGCGCAAGCGCGTCGCTGCCGGGCAGGTGGGGCCGATCGAGGCGGTGAACGAATACTCCGGCATCACCACCGCGCTGCTCGACCTGGATTCGGCGCTCGTCGCGGGAATCGGTGACGACGGCACCGGCTCCACCGGCAACGCGCTGCACGACCTGCTCGTGGCACGCGAAGAGCTGTCGATCCAGCAGGCGCTGGTCAGTTACGGCATCAGTCGCAGCGGGCTGGCGCCCAGCGAGGTGAACCAGCTGCGCACCTCCGACGTGCGCCTGAGTGACCGCATCGACGAGTTCCGCGTGTCCGCCACCGAAGGCCAGCGGCAGGACTTCGACAACACCGTGCGTGGCGAGGCCTTCGACCAGTTCGGCCGGGTCGTGGCCGGTGTGCTCGCCCAGCAGGACGTGGGTGGCGACCCCTTCGAGTCCGTCTCGCCGCAGCAGTGGTCGGCCGACGCCTCCGCGGTGTTCGCCGCCATGGGGCGGGTCGCCGACCGGATGGGTTCACAGGTCACCGGCGCGACTGGCGAGCTCGCGGGCGAAGCGTCGACCGGGGTCACGGTGCTGCTCGTCCTGCTCGTCCTCGCCTTCGTGCTGGCGGCGTTCGTGGTGTTCGTGATCACCCGCCAGCTGCTGCGTTCGCTGAAGGTGCTGCGCAACAGCGCGCTGGCCGTCGCCGAGCACGAGCTTCCCGAAGCGGTGCGCTCCATCCAGGAGGGCGGCTCCCGCGAGACCGAGATCAGACCGGTGCCCGTCACCACCAGGGACGAGGTCGGCGAGGTCGCCAGGGCGTTCGACGCGGTTCACAGCGAGGCGCTGCATCTGGCCGCGGAGCAGGCAGGGATGCGTGCGGGCTACGCGAGCGTGTTCGTCAACCTCTCCCGTCGTAGCCAGAGCCTGGTGCAACGCCAACTGGCGCTCATCGAGCGGCTGGAGAGCGACGAGGAGGACCCGGACCAGCTCGCCACGCTGTTCCAGCTCGACCATCTCGCCACGCGCATGCGACGCAACAACGAGAACCTCATGGTGCTGTCCGGTGCGGAACCGGGACGCCGTTCCGGCCAACCGGTCAGTGCCACCGACGTGTTGCGGGCGGCGGTTTCGGAGATCGAGCAGTACAAGCGTGTCGTCGTGGGAACGCCACCGCCGGTGCTCGTGGTAGGCCACGCGGCGGGCGACCTCATCAGGCTCGTCGCCGAGTTGCTGGACAACGCCACGGCGTTCTCCGCGCCCGAGACCCAGGTGACCGTGGCTACCAGGGCCATGGACGACGGCACTCTCTCGATCGACATCATGGACCGCGGCATCGGCATGAACGAGGCCGAGGTCGCCGAGGCGAACGCGCGCCTTTCCGAATCGGGCTCGCTGGACCTGACCACCTCGCGCAGGATGGGCCTGTTCGTGGTCGGCAGGCTCGCGGGAAGGCACGGCTTCGACGTCACCCTGCACGGTGGCAAGGACATCGTGGGTGTCCGCGCCACCGTCACCGTGCCCGCCGACCTGGTGCTGGACGGCGAGGGCCACGTTCAGGAGCCGCAGCAGGCCGGGCCGCCCCACGCCGAGCCGCAGCACGTGCCGCAGCAGGCGCAGGTCGACGGCGGGCCGCTGCCTCGCCGGACCCGCAACGGTGTGTCCCAACCGGGCATGGCGCAGGACCTGGCGGGAGTGGGCGGATCGCGTCGGCCGGCCGGTGATGCCGAGCACGTGCCCGCGCCAACCGACAACGAGGTCTCCGGCACGGCGCTGTTCACACCGATCGAACGCGACGACTCCGGAAACGCACAGCAAGCACCGCAACCCGCCTCGGCGCGGGTACCACAGCAGGCACCACAGCCGGAGTGGCCGGTCGCCGCCGACACCGACCCGCACGAACGCGCCGAGGCCCCACCCCGGATCAACGGCTCGCGGCCGGGTCGGCGCAGGGCCGTGCCCGCCTCCGGTGACAGGGAACTCAGCGGCAGGCAGCTGTTCGAGTCCAACAGCCGGGCCGTGAGCGAGTGGTGGAACGCCGCCGCCACGGCGAGCCCGACGACACCTGCCGAGCCCGCGGGCGCCCAGCACACGGCGGCGCCGGGTGCGGAGGGCTCCCTCAGCGAGGCCCAGCGCCGGGCACGCAAGGCCGTGGTCGACAACGCCGAAACCACCCCGATCTTCGACGAGATGCTCTCGGCGTGGTTTCGCAAGGTCACCGATGCCGAGGCCGATGCGGAACGCCCCGCGCGCAAAAGCTGGGAGTTCGCCGCCGACGAGAGTTGGAAGGCGGTGCAGGAGGTCTCGCAGCGTCCCTCGGCCGCCGACTACACGCAGGCAGGTCTTCCCCGAAGGCGGCGAGGTGAGCAACTGCTGCCGGGCAGCGCCGCACCGCGATCGGCCGCCGCACCGCCTGCCGCCGCGGCTTCCGCACCGCAGGCGCCCGCGCGGGACCCGCAGGACGTGCGCGGCAGGCTCAGCAGTTTCCAGCAGGGCGTCAGCAGGGGCCGCAGGCACAGGGCCGAGCCGGACGACGCTGCCGAGCCGGAGGGTGCCTCGGCACAGTCGCGGCAGTCGCGCTCCGCGGAAGGCGGCGGACAGACCGCTTCCGGGCTGCCGAGGCGGCGGCCGAAGCGGGCCGCGCAGCCCAGCGAGGCCGCCGAGTATGGCGAGGCCGTCGCCGAACCCGAATCCGGCAACGTGACGACCTCCGCGCCACCGGCGTGGGCGTCGTCGGGAGGTTGGGGCCCGGCCGCCGACGAGCGGTGGCAGGCCGTACGCGCGGTGGCGGAGTCGACACCGTCGAGCTACACGGCCGCGGGGCTGCCGAGGCGGCGCCGTGGCGAGCAGTTGCTTCCGGGGAGCGTGGCCCCGGAGGGCGAGCCCGTCGACCGGCCGCGTGTGGAGCGTGACCCCGCCGATGTACGGGGCAGGCTCAGCAGTTTCCAGCAAGGCGTTCGCCGAGGCAGGCACCGGACGGCCCAGGTGAGCGAAAGCGATCACGAAACAGTGGAGGGTGAATGA
- a CDS encoding roadblock/LC7 domain-containing protein has protein sequence MTAPDGNQPQQKFGWLVNDFAERVPGVAHAVVVSADGLLLTASKRLPLDRADQLAAVASGLVSLTQGAARCFEAGAVNETVVEMELGVMVLMSISDGSCLAVLAAPNCDIGQVAYEMTLLVDRVGQLLTPELRAQLQGEDGSKVGAPVG, from the coding sequence ATGACCGCGCCGGATGGAAACCAGCCGCAGCAGAAGTTCGGATGGCTGGTCAACGACTTCGCCGAGCGGGTACCGGGTGTCGCGCACGCGGTCGTCGTCTCGGCGGACGGCCTGTTGCTCACCGCGTCGAAGCGGTTGCCGCTGGATCGGGCCGACCAGCTCGCCGCGGTGGCCTCAGGGCTCGTCAGCCTCACGCAGGGGGCCGCACGCTGCTTCGAGGCCGGTGCGGTCAACGAGACCGTCGTGGAGATGGAACTCGGTGTCATGGTGCTGATGTCGATCAGCGACGGCTCGTGCCTGGCGGTGCTGGCCGCGCCGAACTGCGATATCGGCCAGGTGGCCTACGAGATGACGTTGCTCGTCGACCGCGTGGGTCAGCTCCTCACGCCCGAGTTGCGCGCCCAGTTGCAGGGCGAGGACGGCTCGAAGGTCGGCGCACCGGTTGGATGA
- a CDS encoding DUF742 domain-containing protein, giving the protein MIGAMGEGPRLPGEEQLSELGELLGGFGPGAGRDVRGRAAGGQQPGARRAAASGDPRRGVETNVEEQLVSAEAIPLHPAEQTGFVRPYAITGGRTKPNHHLELETLVSTRQAALLAVPDQIEHQLIMEECRTPHSVAEIAAMLRVPFGVARVLVSDAADAGLVNVHRTISGDEGAEAHLLLMERVLSGLRRL; this is encoded by the coding sequence ATGATCGGCGCGATGGGCGAGGGTCCGCGACTTCCCGGCGAGGAGCAGCTGAGCGAGCTCGGCGAGCTGCTCGGTGGTTTCGGGCCGGGCGCGGGCCGCGACGTTCGTGGACGAGCAGCTGGCGGGCAACAACCTGGCGCGCGCCGCGCCGCGGCATCCGGTGACCCCCGCCGTGGGGTCGAAACCAACGTAGAGGAGCAGCTTGTGTCGGCCGAAGCCATTCCGTTGCACCCAGCAGAACAGACCGGGTTCGTCCGCCCGTATGCCATCACCGGTGGTAGGACCAAGCCGAATCACCATCTGGAGCTCGAAACACTCGTCTCCACCCGGCAAGCGGCACTGCTGGCGGTGCCCGACCAGATCGAGCATCAGCTGATCATGGAAGAATGTCGCACCCCACATTCGGTCGCCGAGATCGCCGCTATGCTCCGGGTTCCCTTCGGGGTTGCCAGGGTGCTCGTCAGCGACGCGGCGGACGCGGGGTTGGTCAACGTGCACAGGACCATCTCCGGGGACGAAGGCGCCGAGGCGCATTTGCTGTTGATGGAAAGGGTGTTGAGTGGACTCCGTCGGCTATAA
- a CDS encoding GTP-binding protein has translation MDSVGYKAPRETESKTMTSAKIVVAGGFGAGKTTFVGSVSEIVPLRTEAMMTDASAGIDDLEATPNKVSTTVAMDFGRVSLDEDLILYLFGTPGQQRFWFMWDDLVRGAIGAVVLADTRRLADSFAPVDFFEDRGLPYIVGVNTFDGVLQHDLADVREALSIDQSIPIVRCDARDRESTKQTLITLVEYAMRQWIALRSATASS, from the coding sequence GTGGACTCCGTCGGCTATAAGGCACCGCGCGAGACCGAATCGAAAACGATGACGTCGGCCAAGATCGTCGTGGCCGGTGGCTTCGGCGCGGGCAAGACGACGTTCGTCGGCTCGGTGTCGGAGATCGTGCCGTTGAGAACCGAGGCGATGATGACGGACGCGAGCGCCGGCATCGACGACCTCGAGGCGACACCGAACAAGGTGTCCACGACCGTGGCCATGGACTTCGGCAGGGTGTCGCTGGACGAGGACCTGATTTTGTACCTGTTCGGCACACCGGGCCAGCAGCGGTTCTGGTTCATGTGGGACGACCTCGTCCGTGGCGCCATCGGTGCGGTGGTACTCGCCGACACCAGACGACTCGCCGACTCGTTCGCGCCGGTCGACTTCTTCGAGGACAGGGGGCTGCCCTACATCGTGGGTGTCAACACCTTCGACGGTGTGCTCCAGCACGACCTCGCCGACGTGAGGGAGGCGCTGTCGATCGACCAGAGCATCCCGATCGTCCGGTGCGACGCACGAGACCGTGAATCCACCAAGCAGACGCTCATCACGCTGGTGGAGTACGCGATGCGGCAGTGGATCGCGCTGCGTTCGGCGACCGCGTCCTCCTGA
- a CDS encoding VOC family protein, which produces MTAPSNMVTWFQLPAADTRRAWGFYEEVFGWSAQRSHTAAPQLGAVHGEIAERSDELRHPRLVIRVDDLASSLRRITDAGGRVLVERTEIPAIGMAFATFVDTEGNQVNIVSDM; this is translated from the coding sequence GTGACTGCTCCGTCGAACATGGTGACCTGGTTTCAACTGCCCGCGGCCGACACACGCCGCGCGTGGGGCTTCTACGAGGAGGTCTTCGGCTGGAGTGCGCAGCGTTCTCACACGGCGGCACCTCAGCTGGGCGCCGTCCACGGCGAGATCGCCGAGCGCAGCGACGAGTTGCGGCATCCTCGGCTGGTGATCCGGGTCGACGACCTCGCGTCGAGCCTGCGCAGGATCACCGATGCCGGCGGGAGGGTGCTGGTCGAACGCACCGAGATCCCCGCCATCGGGATGGCCTTCGCGACGTTCGTCGACACCGAGGGCAACCAGGTGAACATCGTTTCCGACATGTGA
- the icmF gene encoding fused isobutyryl-CoA mutase/GTPase IcmF produces MTSDLYRPAHPVRFVTAASLFDGHDASINIMRRILQSQGAEVIHLGHNRSVDEVVTAAVSEDVQGVAISAYQGGHVEYFSYLVESLRERGAGHVRVFGGGGGVIVREEIELLHSRGVTRIFSPDDGLQLGLPGMINSMIRACDVDLTTTQAGSVDTLLSGDVPTLARVITRLQQGALPAEWQQAIAEAAARRTAPVLGITGTGGSGKSSLTDELIRRFRLDQEDKLRIAVLAIDPTRRKGGGALLGDRIRMNSLGGLDAGRVFFRSLATRKAGAEIPEGLDEAILACKAAGYDLVIVETPGIGQGDAGIVDHVDHSLYVMTPEFGAASQLEKIDMLDFADVVAINKFERRGAEDARRDVARQLLRNREAFDSSPDDMPVFGTCAAKFNDDGVTALYQQLRDLLAGEGLSVSPGVLARVEGKVSSDTSMVIPAHRTRYLADIADTVRRYHERTRAQVAAVRRREHLAAARDELAAEGADTAAVERLLARAEAAVDEDTAALLRDWAELAQSYRGEELSFTVRDREIRTSLWRETLSGNRVPRVALPRYGDPAELVSFLRREHLPGYFPYTAGVFPFKRDGEDPARMFAGEGDAFRTNRRFKYLSAESEAKRLSTAFDSVTLYGFDPDTRPDIYGKIGTSGVSIATLDDMKALYDGFDLTAPTTSVSMTINGPAPAILAFFLNTAIDQRLDAFRAEHGREPTPQEQAEIRAWTLRQVRGTVQADILKEDQGQNTCIFSTEFSLRMMSDIQEWFIANSVRNFYSVSISGYHIAEAGANPISQLAFTLANGFTYVESYLARGMDVDDFAPNLSFFFSNGMDAEYSVMGRVARRIWAIAMRERYGAGERSQKLKYHIQTSGRSLHAQEMSFNDIRTTLQALCALYDNANSLHTNAYDEAITTPSEASVRRALAIQMIINQEWGVSKNENPLQGSFIIDELTDLVEEAVLAEFDRISARGGVLGAMETGYQRGKIQDESMRYERLKHDGSLPIIGVNTFRNPHPEEDEVRVELARATEEQKRSQLDRLADFHRRHDAEAQQALKRLREAATKGENVFEVLMDAARVCSLGQITEAFFEVGGQYRRNV; encoded by the coding sequence ATGACCTCCGATCTGTATCGGCCCGCGCATCCAGTCCGGTTCGTGACCGCCGCGAGTCTCTTCGACGGTCACGACGCCTCGATCAACATCATGCGCCGCATCCTGCAGTCGCAGGGTGCGGAGGTGATCCATCTCGGGCACAACCGCTCGGTCGACGAGGTGGTCACGGCGGCTGTGTCCGAGGACGTGCAGGGCGTGGCGATCAGCGCTTACCAGGGCGGGCACGTCGAGTACTTCAGCTATCTCGTCGAGTCACTGCGGGAGCGCGGCGCCGGGCACGTGCGGGTCTTCGGCGGCGGTGGCGGCGTCATCGTCCGCGAGGAGATCGAACTGCTGCACTCGCGCGGCGTCACACGGATCTTCTCTCCCGACGACGGGCTTCAGCTGGGGCTGCCCGGAATGATCAACTCGATGATCCGGGCCTGCGACGTCGATCTGACCACAACGCAGGCGGGATCGGTCGACACGCTGCTGTCCGGTGATGTGCCGACGCTCGCGCGGGTGATCACTCGCCTGCAGCAGGGTGCGCTGCCCGCCGAGTGGCAGCAGGCCATTGCCGAGGCCGCGGCGAGGCGGACCGCGCCCGTACTGGGCATTACCGGCACCGGTGGTTCCGGCAAGTCGTCGCTCACCGACGAGTTGATCCGACGGTTCCGCCTCGACCAGGAGGACAAGCTCCGCATCGCCGTGCTGGCCATCGACCCGACCCGGCGCAAGGGTGGCGGGGCGCTGCTGGGCGACCGGATCCGGATGAACAGCCTCGGCGGGCTCGACGCCGGGCGGGTGTTCTTCCGCTCGCTGGCCACCCGCAAGGCGGGAGCCGAGATCCCGGAGGGCCTGGACGAGGCCATCCTGGCGTGCAAGGCGGCGGGCTACGACCTGGTGATCGTCGAGACCCCCGGCATCGGGCAGGGCGACGCGGGGATCGTCGACCACGTCGACCACTCGCTGTATGTCATGACGCCGGAATTCGGCGCGGCCTCGCAGCTCGAGAAGATCGACATGCTCGACTTCGCCGATGTCGTGGCGATCAACAAGTTCGAGCGCAGGGGCGCGGAGGATGCTCGCAGGGACGTGGCGCGCCAACTGCTGCGTAACCGGGAGGCGTTCGACAGTTCGCCGGACGACATGCCCGTCTTCGGCACCTGCGCGGCCAAGTTCAACGACGACGGGGTGACCGCGCTCTACCAGCAGCTACGCGACCTGCTGGCAGGTGAAGGGCTTTCGGTGTCGCCCGGCGTGCTGGCGAGGGTCGAGGGCAAGGTCTCCAGCGACACCAGCATGGTGATTCCCGCGCACCGTACCCGCTACCTCGCCGACATCGCCGACACGGTGCGTCGCTATCACGAACGTACCCGCGCGCAGGTCGCCGCCGTCCGCAGGCGCGAGCACCTCGCCGCGGCCCGAGACGAACTCGCGGCCGAGGGTGCCGACACCGCCGCCGTGGAGCGGCTGCTCGCCCGCGCGGAGGCCGCGGTGGACGAGGACACGGCCGCGCTGCTGCGGGACTGGGCCGAGTTGGCGCAGTCCTACCGCGGCGAAGAACTGAGCTTCACCGTGCGCGATCGCGAGATACGCACCTCCCTGTGGCGCGAGACCCTGTCGGGCAACCGGGTGCCGAGGGTCGCGCTGCCACGCTACGGCGACCCCGCCGAGCTCGTTTCGTTCCTGCGCCGCGAGCACCTGCCCGGCTACTTCCCCTACACGGCGGGGGTGTTCCCCTTCAAGCGCGACGGCGAGGACCCGGCGCGGATGTTCGCGGGCGAGGGCGACGCCTTCCGCACCAACCGGCGCTTCAAGTACCTCTCCGCCGAGTCCGAGGCCAAGCGGCTTTCCACCGCGTTCGACTCGGTGACGCTGTACGGCTTCGACCCCGACACGCGCCCGGACATCTACGGCAAGATCGGCACCTCCGGGGTCTCCATCGCCACGCTGGACGACATGAAGGCGCTCTACGACGGCTTCGACCTCACAGCGCCCACCACCTCGGTGTCGATGACGATCAACGGGCCCGCGCCGGCGATACTGGCCTTCTTCCTCAACACGGCCATCGACCAGCGGCTCGATGCCTTCCGCGCCGAACACGGGCGCGAGCCGACGCCGCAGGAGCAGGCCGAGATCCGGGCCTGGACGCTGCGCCAGGTGCGGGGCACGGTGCAGGCCGACATCCTCAAGGAGGACCAGGGGCAAAACACCTGCATCTTCTCCACCGAGTTCTCGCTGCGGATGATGTCCGACATCCAGGAGTGGTTCATCGCCAACAGCGTGCGTAACTTCTACTCGGTGTCGATCTCCGGCTACCACATCGCCGAGGCGGGGGCCAACCCGATCTCGCAGTTGGCGTTCACGCTGGCCAACGGGTTCACCTACGTCGAGTCGTACCTGGCGCGAGGCATGGACGTGGACGACTTCGCGCCCAACCTGTCGTTCTTCTTCTCCAACGGCATGGACGCCGAGTACTCGGTGATGGGCAGAGTCGCACGCCGCATCTGGGCCATCGCGATGCGCGAGCGCTACGGTGCGGGGGAGCGCTCGCAGAAGCTCAAGTACCACATCCAGACCTCGGGTCGGTCGCTGCACGCGCAGGAGATGAGCTTCAACGACATCCGCACCACGTTGCAGGCGCTGTGCGCGCTGTACGACAACGCCAACTCACTGCACACCAACGCCTACGACGAGGCGATCACCACCCCGAGCGAGGCTTCGGTGCGCAGGGCGCTGGCCATCCAGATGATCATCAACCAGGAGTGGGGGGTTTCGAAGAACGAGAACCCGCTGCAGGGCTCGTTCATCATCGACGAACTCACCGATCTGGTCGAGGAAGCGGTGCTGGCCGAGTTCGACCGGATCTCCGCGCGGGGCGGGGTGCTCGGCGCGATGGAGACCGGCTACCAGCGCGGCAAGATCCAGGACGAGTCGATGCGTTACGAGCGGCTCAAGCACGACGGCTCGCTTCCGATCATCGGGGTGAACACCTTCCGCAACCCGCATCCCGAGGAGGACGAGGTCCGGGTGGAGTTGGCCAGGGCCACCGAGGAGCAGAAGCGCTCGCAACTGGACCGGCTGGCCGACTTCCATCGCAGGCACGATGCCGAGGCGCAGCAGGCGCTGAAGCGGTTGCGGGAGGCCGCCACGAAGGGCGAGAACGTGTTCGAGGTGCTGATGGACGCGGCGCGGGTGTGCTCGCTCGGCCAGATCACCGAGGCGTTCTTCGAGGTGGGCGGCCAGTACCGGCGCAACGTGTAG
- a CDS encoding LLM class F420-dependent oxidoreductase encodes MKFGIATFVTDEGIRPDALGEAVEERGFDSLFLAEHSHIPASRQTPYPGGGELPRSYYRTFDPFVALTAAAVATRGLLLATGVALLPQRDLFHTAKQVASLDLLSGGRFLFGVGVGWNREEMRNHGTDPASRGALLSEQLSALKEIWTRDEARFHGEHIDFDPIYQWPKPASKPHPPIYVGGESPAALARLAQHGNGWLPRAQTTPEQIRSALRLLAEQGRQDVSVTIFAAGRDSGLIEGWAEAGVERVTFFLPTRQKDDTLRLLDERAVLAQRYRG; translated from the coding sequence ATGAAGTTCGGTATCGCCACGTTCGTGACCGACGAGGGAATCCGCCCGGACGCTCTCGGGGAGGCCGTCGAGGAACGCGGATTCGACTCACTGTTCCTGGCCGAGCACTCCCACATTCCGGCCAGCAGGCAGACTCCCTACCCAGGCGGGGGCGAGTTGCCGAGGAGCTACTACCGCACCTTCGACCCGTTCGTCGCGCTGACCGCGGCTGCCGTCGCGACCCGCGGGCTGCTGCTGGCCACGGGAGTCGCGTTGCTGCCGCAGCGGGATCTCTTCCACACCGCCAAGCAGGTGGCGAGCCTCGACCTGCTCTCCGGCGGCCGTTTTCTGTTCGGCGTCGGTGTCGGCTGGAACCGCGAGGAGATGCGCAACCACGGCACCGACCCGGCCTCGCGCGGCGCCCTGCTGAGCGAGCAACTGTCGGCGCTGAAGGAGATCTGGACGCGCGACGAGGCGCGGTTCCACGGCGAGCACATCGACTTCGACCCCATCTACCAGTGGCCCAAACCAGCCAGCAAGCCCCACCCGCCGATCTACGTCGGCGGCGAGAGCCCCGCGGCCCTCGCCAGGCTCGCCCAGCACGGGAACGGCTGGCTGCCACGGGCGCAGACCACGCCGGAACAGATCCGTTCGGCACTGCGCCTGCTCGCCGAACAGGGCAGGCAGGACGTCTCCGTGACGATCTTCGCGGCAGGCCGCGACAGTGGCCTCATCGAGGGCTGGGCCGAGGCGGGAGTGGAGCGGGTGACGTTCTTCCTGCCGACCAGGCAGAAGGATGACACGCTGCGCCTGCTCGACGAACGCGCCGTGCTGGCGCAGCGGTACCGCGGGTAG
- a CDS encoding TIGR03557 family F420-dependent LLM class oxidoreductase encodes MSEVQIGIAAALEQFSPRESIELAALAEQHGFSGQMAADHFQPWVPAQGQASFVWSVLASLAENTTGDLGPGVTCPSFRQHPAMVAQAAATLEATYPGRTWLGIGSGEALNEHVIGGYWPEAPERVRRMFEALEIINKLFTGKDVKHSGEFFKLHTTRLWTMPEAPPPIYIASAGPYTSRKTGELADGLITPGASVEKLAGILDNFGKGARKAGKDPDSMPKLLQVHLSWADTDEEAWDNAMRQWPNGGMKFPKADVRSPFDFEQMAKLVRREDFEGRMVISADPDVHRASLQRYIDAGFNRIYVHNVGRNQQRWLEVFGREVLPKLTA; translated from the coding sequence GTGAGTGAGGTTCAGATCGGCATCGCGGCGGCGCTGGAACAGTTCTCGCCACGCGAGTCCATCGAGTTGGCGGCCCTTGCCGAGCAGCACGGATTCTCCGGACAGATGGCGGCCGACCATTTCCAGCCGTGGGTGCCCGCGCAAGGTCAGGCGTCGTTCGTCTGGAGCGTGCTGGCCTCACTCGCCGAGAACACCACCGGCGACCTCGGGCCCGGTGTGACGTGCCCGTCGTTTCGCCAGCACCCGGCCATGGTGGCGCAGGCGGCGGCGACGCTGGAGGCCACCTACCCCGGCAGGACGTGGCTGGGAATCGGCTCCGGCGAAGCGCTGAACGAGCACGTCATCGGTGGCTACTGGCCGGAGGCCCCCGAGCGGGTGCGGCGGATGTTCGAGGCGCTGGAAATCATCAACAAGTTGTTCACCGGTAAGGACGTCAAGCACAGCGGTGAGTTCTTCAAACTGCACACCACCAGGCTGTGGACGATGCCGGAGGCGCCGCCGCCGATCTACATCGCCTCGGCGGGCCCCTACACCTCGCGCAAGACCGGCGAACTCGCCGACGGCCTGATCACCCCCGGCGCTTCGGTGGAGAAGTTGGCGGGCATCCTCGACAACTTCGGCAAGGGTGCGCGCAAGGCAGGCAAGGACCCCGACAGCATGCCGAAGCTGTTGCAGGTGCATCTCTCCTGGGCCGACACCGACGAGGAGGCCTGGGACAACGCGATGCGGCAGTGGCCCAACGGTGGCATGAAGTTCCCCAAGGCCGACGTGCGTTCACCGTTCGACTTCGAGCAGATGGCCAAGCTGGTGCGGAGGGAGGACTTCGAGGGCCGCATGGTGATCTCGGCGGACCCGGACGTGCATCGGGCCTCGTTGCAGCGCTACATCGACGCCGGGTTCAACCGGATCTACGTGCACAACGTTGGCCGCAACCAACAGCGGTGGCTGGAGGTGTTCGGCAGGGAGGTGCTGCCGAAGCTCACCGCCTGA